The Anolis carolinensis isolate JA03-04 chromosome 1, rAnoCar3.1.pri, whole genome shotgun sequence genome window below encodes:
- the LOC100563580 gene encoding transmembrane protein 151B isoform X1 — MASEGGPDPAAETEANPPEETAAEDEEEEQEGTAAPDAGEEQRPVKQSLSSSMCRESHWKCLLLSILMYSCLGAVTWCQLTRVTKLSFDTSFRGKSMTYHDSPCSDGYVYIPLAFLTMLYVVYLVECWHCRTKSELQYKADVESVYDRIARMKQATPCIWWKAISYHFVRRTRQVTRYRNGDAYTTTQVYHERVNTHVAEAEFDYSNCGFKDISKELMGLELFSATKLKFSKCFSFANTESENSYLTQRTHFFTEIEGLDDYMEVREGMKLKNIDFKELMMAYGDPDHLPWYISHYAFWVAALMMISWPLRVFIEYRTAYVHYHVEKLLGVEYRVPAVAEEPLYRYRIPRVSTQDSTELEWHICTNRQLIPSYSEAMLMNLTSSSMCNGYSMCRYSEITHGCERCHHASSTSSIFSRHAFHSCSGNSQFSLNTSHFSLCRVHGSHRTGLGRSHSSSIADRGCQDEQCCSHSSQLAVNENPPTYQDARFFPVLIVHRSEGQEGRHFCLRRASCLETSL, encoded by the coding sequence CAGCGACCAGTCAAGCAATCCTTGAGTTCCTCCATGTGCagagagtcccactggaagtgcctCCTCCTTTCCATCCTTATGTATTCATGCTTGGGGGCTGTCACTTGGTGCCAACTTACTAGAGTCACTAAACTCAGTTTTGATACCTCTTTCAGAGGTAAATCTATGACTTACCATGACAGTCCTTGCTCTGATGGCTATGTGTATATTCCATTAGCCTTTCTCACAATGCTGTATGTGGTTTATCTGGTGGAGTGTTGGCACTGCCGGACCAAAAGCGAACTTCAGTACAAAGCTGATGTGGAAAGTGTCTATGACCGAATTGCCAGAATGAAGCAAGCTACCCCGTGTATCTGGTGGAAAGCCATAAGCTACCATTTTGTCCGGCGAACTCGGCAGGTGACCCGTTATCGTAATGGGGATGCTTACACAACCACCCAGGTCTACCACGAAAGAGTCAACACCCATGTGGCTGAAGCTGAATTTGATTATTCCAACTGTGGATTCAAGGACATTTCTAAAGAACTCATGGGCCTGGAGTTGTTTTCAGCCACAAAATTAAAATTCAGCAAGTGTTTCAGTTTTGCTAACACAGAGTCTGAGAATTCTTACCTCACACAGAGAACACATTTCTTCACAGAAATTGAAGGGCTGGATGACTACATGGAAGTCAGAGAAGGAATGAAGCTCAAAAACATAGACTTCAAGGAACTCATGATGGCCTATGGGGACCCAGATCATCTCCCATGGTACATCTCCCATTATGCTTTCTGGGTGGCTGCTTTAATGATGATCTCATGGCCACTGAGAGTTTTCATAGAGTATCGGACTGCATATGTACACTACCATGTGGAGAAGCTCCTTGGGGTGGAGTACAGAGTGCCCGCTGTGGCAGAGGAGCCCTTGTACAGATACCGCATACCCAGAGTTAGCACCCAGGACAGCACTGAACTCGAGTGGCACATTTGCACCAATCGGCAGCTCATTCCCAGCTATTCAGAAGCCATGCTCATGAACTTGACAAGTTCTTCCATGTGCAATGGCTACTCCATGTGCAGATACAGTGAAATTACTCATGGTTGTGAGCGTTGCCATCATGCCTCTAGTACCTCCTCCATCTTCTCTCGCCACGCTTTCCACAGCTGCAGTGGAAACTCACAGTTCTCTCTCAACACCAGTCACTTCTCCTTGTGCCGGGTTCATGGCTCTCACAGGACAGGTCTCGGGAGGAGTCACAGCAGCAGCATTGCCGACCGTGGCTGTCAGGATGAACAGTGCTGCTCCCACTCTAGCCAATTGGCTGTCAATGAAAACCCACCGACTTATCAAGATGCTCGTTTTTTCCCAGTGCTAATTGTTCATAGGTCAGAAGGGCAGGAAGGGAGGCACTTCTGCCTCCGCCGGGCATCCTGCCTGGAGACTTCATTGTGA
- the LOC100563580 gene encoding transmembrane protein 151B isoform X2 yields the protein MASEGGPDPAAETEANPPEETAAEDEEEEQEGTAAPDAGEERPVKQSLSSSMCRESHWKCLLLSILMYSCLGAVTWCQLTRVTKLSFDTSFRGKSMTYHDSPCSDGYVYIPLAFLTMLYVVYLVECWHCRTKSELQYKADVESVYDRIARMKQATPCIWWKAISYHFVRRTRQVTRYRNGDAYTTTQVYHERVNTHVAEAEFDYSNCGFKDISKELMGLELFSATKLKFSKCFSFANTESENSYLTQRTHFFTEIEGLDDYMEVREGMKLKNIDFKELMMAYGDPDHLPWYISHYAFWVAALMMISWPLRVFIEYRTAYVHYHVEKLLGVEYRVPAVAEEPLYRYRIPRVSTQDSTELEWHICTNRQLIPSYSEAMLMNLTSSSMCNGYSMCRYSEITHGCERCHHASSTSSIFSRHAFHSCSGNSQFSLNTSHFSLCRVHGSHRTGLGRSHSSSIADRGCQDEQCCSHSSQLAVNENPPTYQDARFFPVLIVHRSEGQEGRHFCLRRASCLETSL from the coding sequence CGACCAGTCAAGCAATCCTTGAGTTCCTCCATGTGCagagagtcccactggaagtgcctCCTCCTTTCCATCCTTATGTATTCATGCTTGGGGGCTGTCACTTGGTGCCAACTTACTAGAGTCACTAAACTCAGTTTTGATACCTCTTTCAGAGGTAAATCTATGACTTACCATGACAGTCCTTGCTCTGATGGCTATGTGTATATTCCATTAGCCTTTCTCACAATGCTGTATGTGGTTTATCTGGTGGAGTGTTGGCACTGCCGGACCAAAAGCGAACTTCAGTACAAAGCTGATGTGGAAAGTGTCTATGACCGAATTGCCAGAATGAAGCAAGCTACCCCGTGTATCTGGTGGAAAGCCATAAGCTACCATTTTGTCCGGCGAACTCGGCAGGTGACCCGTTATCGTAATGGGGATGCTTACACAACCACCCAGGTCTACCACGAAAGAGTCAACACCCATGTGGCTGAAGCTGAATTTGATTATTCCAACTGTGGATTCAAGGACATTTCTAAAGAACTCATGGGCCTGGAGTTGTTTTCAGCCACAAAATTAAAATTCAGCAAGTGTTTCAGTTTTGCTAACACAGAGTCTGAGAATTCTTACCTCACACAGAGAACACATTTCTTCACAGAAATTGAAGGGCTGGATGACTACATGGAAGTCAGAGAAGGAATGAAGCTCAAAAACATAGACTTCAAGGAACTCATGATGGCCTATGGGGACCCAGATCATCTCCCATGGTACATCTCCCATTATGCTTTCTGGGTGGCTGCTTTAATGATGATCTCATGGCCACTGAGAGTTTTCATAGAGTATCGGACTGCATATGTACACTACCATGTGGAGAAGCTCCTTGGGGTGGAGTACAGAGTGCCCGCTGTGGCAGAGGAGCCCTTGTACAGATACCGCATACCCAGAGTTAGCACCCAGGACAGCACTGAACTCGAGTGGCACATTTGCACCAATCGGCAGCTCATTCCCAGCTATTCAGAAGCCATGCTCATGAACTTGACAAGTTCTTCCATGTGCAATGGCTACTCCATGTGCAGATACAGTGAAATTACTCATGGTTGTGAGCGTTGCCATCATGCCTCTAGTACCTCCTCCATCTTCTCTCGCCACGCTTTCCACAGCTGCAGTGGAAACTCACAGTTCTCTCTCAACACCAGTCACTTCTCCTTGTGCCGGGTTCATGGCTCTCACAGGACAGGTCTCGGGAGGAGTCACAGCAGCAGCATTGCCGACCGTGGCTGTCAGGATGAACAGTGCTGCTCCCACTCTAGCCAATTGGCTGTCAATGAAAACCCACCGACTTATCAAGATGCTCGTTTTTTCCCAGTGCTAATTGTTCATAGGTCAGAAGGGCAGGAAGGGAGGCACTTCTGCCTCCGCCGGGCATCCTGCCTGGAGACTTCATTGTGA